The proteins below are encoded in one region of Nitrosomonas ureae:
- a CDS encoding septal ring lytic transglycosylase RlpA family protein yields the protein MTLVLIFGLLAACSSTPQYSGSSAQGQKKTIATELSGISAVGITRRGGGYYLDDGPEDNPPPNLHLVPDAVPKAEPLRAANMQPYVALGKHFKPMTNLEPYRKRGIASWYGRRYHGNNTAVGEVYDMYAMTAAHPTLPLPSYARVTNLENGKSVIVRLNDRGPFLSDRIIDLSYTAAYKLGILAGGSGQVEVESIIPNGAQKVLTASQSSLSLPVADSNAEMNMVYLQLAAFGSSDNAQNFLSQIHKRLPALKDTVNITKNKGLYKIHVGPYPDSTVARLAANTISQQLAITPVLVND from the coding sequence TTGACGCTTGTATTAATTTTTGGATTATTGGCTGCGTGCAGCAGCACACCACAATATAGTGGTAGCAGCGCACAAGGACAGAAAAAAACAATAGCAACCGAGTTATCTGGTATTAGCGCAGTTGGAATTACCAGACGGGGAGGCGGATATTATTTGGACGATGGTCCGGAAGATAATCCCCCTCCCAATCTGCATCTCGTTCCGGATGCTGTGCCTAAAGCTGAACCCTTACGGGCAGCCAATATGCAACCTTATGTCGCATTAGGAAAACATTTTAAACCCATGACTAACCTGGAGCCTTACAGGAAACGTGGGATTGCTTCATGGTATGGACGTCGCTATCATGGTAACAATACAGCTGTGGGGGAGGTTTATGACATGTATGCAATGACGGCAGCCCACCCCACATTGCCGTTGCCTAGTTATGCCCGTGTCACTAATCTGGAGAATGGCAAGTCGGTGATTGTGCGCTTGAATGATCGCGGCCCATTTCTTTCTGACCGCATTATCGATCTTTCTTATACTGCTGCATATAAATTGGGAATATTAGCTGGTGGTAGCGGACAAGTTGAGGTTGAGAGCATCATACCGAATGGTGCACAAAAAGTGCTGACAGCTTCCCAATCATCTCTCTCGCTGCCTGTTGCCGACAGTAATGCAGAAATGAACATGGTCTATTTGCAGCTGGCTGCATTCGGCTCATCAGATAATGCACAGAATTTTCTTTCCCAAATACATAAGAGACTTCCGGCACTCAAAGATACAGTGAATATTACCAAGAATAAGGGCTTATACAAAATACATGTTGGCCCTTATCCAGATTCAACAGTTGCCAGGTTGGCAGCCAATACGATTAGTCAACAGCTTGCGATAACGCCTGTCTTGGTAAATGACTAA
- the gatA gene encoding Asp-tRNA(Asn)/Glu-tRNA(Gln) amidotransferase subunit GatA gives MFNASLKQLSNQLAEKKFSSTELTTQFLRRIKQFNPEYNAFITIDEEISLAQAKAADKMIATGQAGPLTGIPIAQKDIFCAKGWLTTCGSRMLSNFVSPYDAGVIERFNQAGAINIGKTNMDEFAMGSSNETSYYGMVKNPWDIAAVPGGSSGGAACAVAARLAPAATGTDTGGSIRQPAALCGISGIKPTYGLVSRYGMIAFASSLDQGGPMAKSAEDLALLLNVMTGFDPRDSTSLRRDAEDYTQDLQKPLAGLRIGLPKEYFAEGMSQDVANAIEKALIEYRKLGAQTVEVSLPNAPLSIPVYYVLAPAEASSNLSRFDGVRYGYRAPSYSDLADMYRKTRAQGFGAEVKRRILIGTYVLSHGYYDAYYIKAQKLRRLIAQDFTEAYKQCDIIMGPTTPTVAFNLGEKSGDPIQMYLSDIYTSAANLAGMPAMSIPIGFGDKNRPIGLHIMGNYFKEAQMLNIAHQYQLVTDWHLKLPV, from the coding sequence ATGTTTAATGCCAGTCTTAAACAGCTCTCAAACCAGCTTGCCGAAAAAAAATTTTCCAGCACTGAATTAACCACCCAATTCTTGCGGCGCATTAAACAATTTAATCCTGAATACAACGCTTTTATTACGATCGACGAAGAAATAAGCCTTGCCCAAGCAAAAGCGGCAGACAAAATGATTGCCACGGGGCAGGCCGGTCCATTAACCGGAATTCCAATTGCGCAGAAAGATATTTTTTGCGCCAAAGGCTGGCTGACTACATGCGGCTCAAGGATGCTGTCAAATTTTGTTTCACCGTATGATGCCGGTGTCATTGAACGTTTCAATCAGGCTGGCGCGATCAATATCGGTAAAACCAACATGGATGAGTTCGCCATGGGATCAAGCAATGAAACATCCTATTATGGCATGGTAAAAAACCCCTGGGATATTGCGGCAGTGCCTGGCGGCAGTTCAGGCGGGGCGGCGTGTGCCGTTGCAGCCCGATTAGCACCCGCGGCAACCGGTACCGATACGGGCGGTTCGATTCGCCAACCCGCAGCATTATGCGGTATTTCCGGAATTAAACCGACCTATGGATTGGTGTCGCGCTACGGCATGATCGCCTTTGCCTCCAGTTTGGATCAGGGTGGACCGATGGCTAAGTCAGCCGAAGACCTGGCGTTATTGCTGAATGTCATGACCGGATTCGATCCGCGTGATTCCACCAGCTTGCGGCGGGATGCAGAGGACTACACGCAGGATTTGCAGAAACCTTTAGCCGGTTTGCGCATTGGTCTACCGAAGGAATATTTTGCCGAGGGCATGAGCCAGGATGTCGCAAACGCGATCGAAAAGGCTTTAATCGAGTATCGTAAATTGGGCGCGCAGACTGTCGAAGTTTCATTACCCAATGCACCATTGTCGATTCCGGTTTATTATGTGTTGGCGCCTGCAGAAGCATCGAGCAATTTATCCCGTTTCGATGGGGTGCGCTACGGTTATCGTGCCCCATCATACAGCGATCTGGCGGACATGTACCGCAAAACGCGTGCACAAGGTTTTGGCGCGGAAGTGAAGCGACGAATTCTAATCGGTACTTATGTGTTGTCGCATGGTTATTATGATGCCTACTATATCAAGGCGCAGAAACTGCGCCGCCTGATCGCACAAGATTTTACTGAGGCCTATAAACAATGCGATATCATTATGGGGCCTACCACTCCTACCGTCGCATTTAATCTGGGAGAAAAAAGCGGTGATCCGATCCAAATGTATTTATCGGATATCTATACCAGTGCGGCAAACCTGGCCGGAATGCCGGCGATGTCGATCCCGATCGGTTTTGGTGACAAAAACCGGCCCATCGGTTTACACATCATGGGTAATTATTTTAAGGAAGCACAAATGCTGAATATTGCGCACCAATATCAATTGGTGACAGACTGGCATTTGAAGTTGCCTGTTTAA
- a CDS encoding methyl-accepting chemotaxis protein, with protein sequence MFNNMTIKSRLVFVIGMLSVLLIGVGSMGIYGLNQTNDSLRGVYEDRAVPLGDLGLVLDRMQRARLNAAMSAYGRSAEIVKERQVMTNQRDAEIADLWRKYMATNLTPEEATLAENFNQQWKIYTESRNHTMALAAAGDYDAGVDNLTNDAGTKFDAVHGTMLNLLELQRNEASKEYAEAQSSYNSIFMISSTVITLGVLLAVIIGFLLIRAIVIPLNEAVAVANAVASGDLTSHIDVHSTNETGRLLQALKTMNENLTDLVSKVRTGTDQIATASGEIASGNSDLSQRTEEQASSLEETASSMEELTSTVKQNADNARQANQLAAGASEVAVKGGAVVGQVVQTMSAINESSKKIVDIISVIDGIAFQTNILALNAAVEAARAGEQGRGFAVVATEVRTLAQRSAAAAKEIKELISDSVAKVEDGTRLVDEAGATMDEIVTSVKRVTDIMSEISAASNEQSSGIEQVNQAVTQMDEVTQQNAALVEEAAAAAESMNDQAQALTQAVSIFKVSGGAGRVQGMPVKRSNRTASIAKLPNRGPAKKTVVKSNDDSGSTQPRKVASGGGDDWEEF encoded by the coding sequence ATGTTTAATAACATGACGATTAAATCAAGGCTGGTGTTTGTCATTGGCATGCTGTCGGTTTTGCTGATTGGTGTTGGCAGTATGGGAATATATGGCTTAAATCAGACCAATGACTCCTTGAGAGGCGTTTATGAAGATCGCGCGGTTCCATTGGGAGATCTTGGTTTGGTTCTGGATCGGATGCAACGCGCAAGACTTAATGCTGCTATGTCTGCTTATGGAAGGAGTGCTGAGATTGTAAAAGAACGCCAAGTTATGACGAATCAGAGAGATGCAGAGATTGCAGATCTCTGGAGAAAATATATGGCCACTAATCTAACGCCTGAGGAAGCGACGCTTGCTGAAAATTTTAATCAGCAATGGAAGATATATACAGAATCGCGAAATCACACAATGGCTTTAGCCGCTGCAGGAGATTATGATGCCGGGGTTGACAATTTGACAAATGATGCCGGCACTAAATTTGATGCGGTCCATGGAACCATGTTGAATCTGCTGGAATTGCAACGCAATGAAGCTTCTAAAGAATATGCAGAAGCACAAAGCAGCTATAACAGTATTTTCATGATTTCTTCTACGGTGATTACCTTGGGCGTATTATTGGCTGTGATTATCGGTTTCTTGCTGATAAGAGCAATTGTGATCCCATTGAATGAGGCGGTTGCGGTTGCGAATGCAGTGGCATCGGGTGATTTGACTAGTCATATTGATGTTCATTCAACTAATGAAACAGGACGTTTATTGCAAGCACTTAAAACTATGAATGAAAATTTAACAGATCTAGTGAGTAAAGTGCGCACAGGAACCGATCAGATTGCAACGGCTTCTGGTGAGATTGCCTCAGGTAATTCTGACTTGAGTCAACGTACCGAAGAACAGGCATCCAGTCTGGAAGAAACTGCATCCTCAATGGAAGAGTTGACTTCCACCGTGAAGCAGAATGCCGATAATGCGCGCCAAGCCAATCAACTGGCGGCAGGAGCATCTGAAGTTGCGGTAAAAGGTGGAGCTGTAGTTGGCCAGGTAGTGCAGACCATGAGCGCCATTAATGAAAGTTCCAAGAAAATTGTTGACATTATCAGTGTCATCGATGGCATTGCATTTCAGACCAACATTCTGGCGTTGAATGCTGCGGTAGAAGCGGCACGTGCGGGTGAACAGGGGCGTGGTTTTGCGGTAGTCGCGACGGAAGTGCGTACCTTGGCGCAACGCTCAGCGGCGGCGGCGAAAGAAATCAAGGAATTGATCAGTGATTCAGTAGCTAAAGTGGAAGATGGCACGCGTTTGGTGGATGAGGCGGGTGCCACGATGGATGAGATTGTAACTTCGGTTAAGCGAGTAACCGATATCATGAGTGAGATTTCTGCAGCTTCAAATGAACAAAGTTCAGGGATAGAGCAAGTCAATCAGGCTGTAACGCAGATGGATGAAGTTACCCAGCAAAATGCGGCACTGGTCGAAGAAGCTGCAGCAGCGGCGGAATCAATGAATGATCAGGCACAGGCTCTGACTCAGGCAGTCAGTATTTTTAAAGTATCTGGTGGAGCTGGCCGTGTACAAGGTATGCCAGTTAAAAGAAGCAATCGTACTGCATCAATCGCCAAGTTGCCGAATCGAGGCCCTGCGAAGAAGACAGTGGTGAAATCCAACGATGATTCGGGATCAACTCAGCCACGCAAAGTGGCGTCGGGTGGTGGAGATGATTGGGAAGAGTTTTAG
- the mreD gene encoding rod shape-determining protein MreD, producing MIPKRCQQLDPERIKENNSIKENYLRQDMYVPAGNWFIATSLIIGLILNFLPLQGDLLISRPDFVALAITYWNVNHPYKLGMSVAFGMGLMVDVGNAGILGQHALAYCVIFYLTLIFGRRLRLFNLLKQAPQIGFFLLIMQIVIILIALSNGSALPGWGYFLATVTGALLWAPASFLMTLLLKPKPDSNAL from the coding sequence ATGATTCCCAAGAGATGTCAACAATTGGATCCGGAACGAATTAAAGAGAACAATTCAATTAAAGAAAACTACTTGAGGCAGGATATGTATGTTCCTGCCGGTAATTGGTTTATTGCCACAAGCCTGATAATCGGGCTCATACTCAATTTTCTGCCATTGCAAGGGGATCTTTTAATCTCGCGCCCTGATTTCGTAGCACTTGCAATAACCTACTGGAATGTCAATCATCCCTACAAATTGGGCATGAGCGTGGCATTTGGCATGGGATTGATGGTGGATGTTGGCAATGCCGGGATATTGGGACAACATGCTTTGGCCTATTGCGTCATTTTTTATCTGACGCTAATTTTCGGTCGGCGTTTACGATTATTCAATTTGCTAAAGCAAGCACCTCAAATTGGCTTTTTCTTGCTCATAATGCAAATAGTCATCATTCTAATAGCATTATCGAACGGATCAGCACTGCCTGGCTGGGGATATTTTCTTGCTACTGTGACAGGTGCCTTGCTATGGGCGCCCGCCTCCTTCCTGATGACCTTGCTATTGAAGCCAAAACCAGACTCTAATGCATTATGA
- the mreC gene encoding rod shape-determining protein MreC, with product METAPQFFRHGPSPLARLFIFAMLSCLLIAEDTHFKYFPQLRQAIGVIIFPLQRIAYTPADIYDQVEKFITSFNLLEENIKLRQLYLERREQLLRLDALEAENTHLRRLLGAVQEIETTTKTKVVLAEIQYTPRDPFNHKITLNKGSYHDIELGQAVIDDKGIIGQITLLYPWSSEVTLLTDKDHAVPIQVVRNGLRSVISGTGKNNELELRYLSVNTDIQQDDLLVTSGIGGVYPPGIPVATVRKIEQDPMGDFALVTSTPIAGVDRNRQVLVLSLAQTESNDSQEMSTIGSGTN from the coding sequence ATGGAAACAGCGCCACAGTTTTTCAGGCATGGTCCAAGCCCGCTTGCACGATTGTTTATATTTGCGATGCTATCCTGCTTGCTGATTGCAGAAGATACGCATTTCAAATATTTTCCTCAGCTGCGCCAAGCCATTGGCGTGATTATATTTCCGTTACAAAGAATCGCTTATACTCCTGCAGATATCTATGATCAAGTTGAAAAATTTATTACCAGTTTCAATTTACTCGAAGAGAATATCAAATTGAGACAGCTTTATCTGGAACGTCGTGAACAGTTGCTGAGGCTGGACGCACTGGAAGCTGAGAATACGCACTTACGCCGCTTGTTAGGTGCAGTACAGGAAATCGAAACCACTACCAAAACAAAGGTGGTATTAGCAGAAATTCAGTATACTCCACGTGATCCGTTTAATCATAAAATCACCTTGAATAAAGGTAGTTATCATGATATTGAGTTGGGTCAGGCAGTGATTGATGATAAAGGTATCATTGGACAAATTACCCTGTTATATCCCTGGTCGTCTGAAGTAACACTCTTGACAGATAAGGATCACGCGGTTCCGATCCAGGTTGTTCGCAATGGTCTACGATCAGTCATATCCGGAACTGGCAAAAACAATGAACTGGAATTGCGCTATCTGTCGGTAAATACGGATATTCAGCAAGATGATTTATTAGTTACCTCAGGAATTGGAGGAGTGTATCCCCCGGGGATTCCTGTTGCAACTGTGCGCAAGATTGAGCAGGACCCGATGGGTGATTTTGCGCTTGTTACCAGTACCCCGATCGCTGGCGTGGATCGGAATCGGCAAGTTTTAGTTTTGTCTTTGGCGCAGACAGAATCTAATGATTCCCAAGAGATGTCAACAATTGGATCCGGAACGAATTAA
- the rodA gene encoding rod shape-determining protein RodA: MIEIRKIWYYLTRYIDNFLLAGILILMAIGLIVLYSATGGNITRVSNQVINILIALVIMWLVANIPLQQIMRLALPMYMLGLILLISVALFGEINNGARRWLSIGVTRIQPSELMKIALPLMMAWYFDKHEITLRLRDYLGATILLLLPVLLILRQPDLGTALLIAASGFYVLFLAGLSWRIIVGLVTAAAASLPVLWSVMHDYQRQRIMTLLDPSQDPLGAGYHTIQSSIAIGSGGMVGKGWQNGTQTQLDFLPEQSTDFIFAVFSEEFGLIGNTVLLLLYLLVIGRCIAITANASTQFTRLISGSITLTFCTYIFVNMGMVSGILPIVGVPLPLMSYGGTSMVTMLLGFGILMSIHTHPKLVKT, encoded by the coding sequence ATGATTGAAATCAGAAAAATTTGGTACTACCTTACGCGCTATATAGATAACTTTCTGTTGGCAGGAATCCTCATACTGATGGCGATAGGGCTGATTGTGTTGTATAGCGCTACCGGGGGAAATATAACCAGAGTCAGCAATCAAGTGATCAATATATTGATAGCGCTGGTAATTATGTGGCTGGTTGCAAATATTCCCCTGCAACAAATAATGCGTCTGGCATTACCGATGTATATGTTGGGGTTGATTTTACTTATCAGCGTTGCATTATTCGGAGAAATAAACAATGGCGCCAGGCGCTGGCTTAGCATCGGTGTTACTCGAATTCAGCCATCCGAACTAATGAAAATCGCGCTACCGTTGATGATGGCCTGGTATTTTGATAAGCATGAAATTACTTTACGTTTGAGAGATTATTTAGGCGCAACGATATTATTATTATTGCCTGTTCTACTAATCTTGCGACAACCGGATTTGGGAACCGCCTTGTTAATTGCTGCCAGCGGCTTTTATGTTCTGTTTCTAGCCGGATTGTCTTGGCGCATTATTGTCGGATTAGTGACAGCGGCGGCCGCAAGCTTGCCGGTACTTTGGTCGGTGATGCACGATTATCAACGGCAGCGCATCATGACATTGCTTGATCCATCACAGGATCCTTTGGGCGCCGGCTATCATACCATTCAATCTTCCATTGCAATCGGCTCCGGTGGAATGGTGGGCAAAGGGTGGCAAAATGGTACGCAAACTCAATTGGATTTTTTGCCAGAACAAAGCACCGACTTTATTTTTGCTGTTTTTTCAGAAGAGTTTGGGCTAATTGGAAATACTGTATTATTATTATTATATCTGCTAGTAATCGGGCGGTGTATAGCAATTACGGCAAATGCGTCAACCCAGTTTACACGTTTGATCTCAGGATCGATTACATTGACTTTTTGCACTTATATATTTGTTAATATGGGAATGGTAAGCGGTATTCTTCCGATTGTAGGTGTACCACTTCCACTGATGAGTTATGGAGGTACATCCATGGTTACGATGTTGCTTGGCTTTGGTATTTTGATGAGTATTCACACACATCCTAAACTAGTAAAAACATGA
- the gatC gene encoding Asp-tRNA(Asn)/Glu-tRNA(Gln) amidotransferase subunit GatC, translated as MTLSVSDVKRIADLAYIEINDNEAKEVLGQLSGIFDLIETMQAVDTSTVEPMSHAQSVLQRLRDDEVTETDQHELYQSIAPQVEADLYLVPQVIE; from the coding sequence ATGACTTTATCTGTTAGTGATGTAAAACGGATTGCTGACCTTGCCTATATTGAGATTAACGATAACGAGGCTAAAGAGGTTTTGGGTCAGTTATCCGGTATTTTTGATCTGATAGAAACCATGCAAGCAGTGGATACTTCAACAGTTGAACCCATGTCTCATGCGCAAAGTGTTTTGCAACGCCTCCGTGATGATGAGGTCACTGAAACTGATCAGCACGAATTATATCAATCGATCGCACCACAAGTCGAAGCCGATCTCTATCTGGTTCCACAAGTCATTGAATAG
- the mrdA gene encoding penicillin-binding protein 2, with protein sequence MRQRVELRNHPVELHKFRMRLTVSAGFVLVLFLLLYARFYFLQVVQQEHYHTLAEANRISIAPLVPYRGLISDRNGRILAQNYSAYTLEVVPSKIQDLETTLNELAAIIEITPTDRQRFKKLLKESKRFKSLPIRNRLTEVEIATFAANRYRFPGIEIKAQVYRQYPEKEMVSHVVGYISRINDQDLEQLESNGELHNYRGSHHIGKIGIEQSYEKQLHGITGFEEVETDAAGRSIRILSRTPPTPGNNLILTLDLGLQEIAEMAFGDRRGALVALDPNNGEVLAFVSKPGYDNNLFIGGIDQESWNSLNNSIDRPLNNRALRGVYPPGSTFKPFMALAALELEKRTAEYSMSDPGYFSLPGVSRRYRDWKPGGHGRVDLHKSLVVSCDTYYYSLANDLGIDNIHNFISQFGLGRKTGIDIEGEVSGLLPSSAWKMRQHKQKWYAGDTISVSIGQGYNLTTPLQLAFATMIIANNGKAYLPRLVKQIQNSQTGEVEDIPAKLLYSLNLKPKNLEVVKSALVDVTRPGGTAAKAGANADYTFAGKTGTSQVVGIKQGERYNEKLINERHRDHAMFIAYAPAENPIIALAILVENTGTGGSTAAPIARQVFDYFLLGKLPEADLAHLIDPIKNHVHDHL encoded by the coding sequence ATGAGACAACGTGTAGAACTAAGAAATCATCCGGTTGAGCTGCACAAATTTCGTATGCGGCTTACTGTTAGCGCAGGCTTTGTTCTTGTTCTGTTCCTGTTGCTTTATGCACGCTTCTATTTCTTACAGGTTGTTCAGCAGGAACACTACCATACGCTGGCAGAAGCAAATCGTATCTCCATTGCACCACTGGTTCCCTATCGGGGGTTGATTTCTGATCGAAACGGAAGAATATTGGCACAAAATTATTCAGCATATACGTTGGAAGTTGTACCCAGTAAAATTCAGGATCTTGAAACGACGCTGAATGAATTGGCGGCAATCATTGAAATCACCCCGACTGATCGTCAGCGGTTCAAAAAATTGCTAAAAGAGAGCAAGCGGTTCAAGAGTCTGCCTATCAGGAATCGTTTAACAGAGGTTGAGATTGCAACTTTTGCAGCCAATCGCTACCGTTTCCCTGGTATCGAAATCAAAGCCCAAGTATATCGTCAATATCCCGAAAAGGAGATGGTTTCACATGTGGTTGGCTATATCAGCCGTATCAATGATCAAGATCTCGAGCAACTGGAAAGTAATGGCGAACTTCATAATTATCGCGGCTCTCATCACATTGGCAAAATTGGTATTGAGCAGAGTTACGAAAAACAACTGCATGGCATCACAGGATTTGAAGAAGTAGAAACGGACGCAGCGGGCCGCTCCATTCGAATTTTGTCACGAACACCACCCACGCCCGGCAATAATTTAATTCTTACGTTAGATCTTGGCCTGCAGGAAATTGCTGAAATGGCATTCGGTGATCGCCGCGGTGCACTGGTCGCTTTGGATCCCAATAATGGAGAAGTGCTTGCTTTCGTCAGCAAACCGGGTTATGACAATAATCTCTTTATCGGCGGCATTGATCAGGAAAGCTGGAATTCGCTTAACAATTCAATTGATCGCCCTCTCAATAACCGAGCACTGCGAGGTGTATATCCTCCAGGATCAACCTTTAAGCCCTTTATGGCACTTGCCGCACTTGAACTGGAAAAACGCACGGCTGAATATAGCATGAGCGATCCCGGATATTTTTCCTTGCCTGGCGTTAGTCGACGCTACCGGGACTGGAAACCGGGGGGACATGGCAGAGTCGATTTGCACAAGTCTTTAGTGGTTTCTTGCGATACCTATTACTACAGTCTTGCCAACGATCTCGGAATAGACAATATCCACAATTTTATCAGTCAATTTGGATTAGGAAGGAAAACAGGTATTGACATTGAAGGAGAGGTGTCCGGGTTATTGCCTTCTTCTGCTTGGAAGATGAGACAACATAAACAAAAATGGTATGCCGGGGATACTATTTCTGTTTCCATTGGGCAGGGATACAATTTGACTACACCCCTTCAGCTCGCTTTCGCCACGATGATCATCGCAAATAATGGTAAAGCCTATTTACCTCGCTTGGTTAAACAAATTCAGAATAGTCAAACCGGGGAAGTTGAGGATATCCCTGCAAAACTGCTTTATAGTTTAAATCTTAAGCCTAAAAATCTTGAAGTTGTTAAAAGTGCGCTTGTCGATGTTACCCGTCCTGGAGGAACTGCTGCAAAAGCAGGCGCTAATGCGGACTATACTTTTGCCGGCAAGACCGGCACATCACAAGTTGTCGGTATTAAACAGGGAGAACGCTACAATGAAAAACTGATCAATGAACGTCACCGTGACCATGCAATGTTTATCGCCTATGCACCAGCAGAAAACCCCATAATTGCTTTGGCAATTCTAGTCGAAAATACGGGTACCGGCGGTTCAACTGCAGCACCTATTGCAAGACAAGTATTTGATTATTTTTTATTAGGGAAATTACCTGAAGCAGATCTTGCACATCTGATTGATCCGATCAAAAATCACGTGCATGATCATCTCTGA
- a CDS encoding rod shape-determining protein, which translates to MFNFLNNSILGSYFSTDMAIDLGTANTLIYVHGQGIVLDEPSVVAIREESGANGKKMIQQVGLAAKQMLGRTPGNITAIRPMKDGVIADFTVTEQMLKMFIRKVNPPRLFSANPRIVICVPYGSTQVERRAIREAAYGAGARKVELIEEPMAAALGADLPVESPTGSMVVDIGGGTTEVGVISLGGIVYSNSVRVGGDKFDEAIINYIRRNYGMLIGEVTAEIIKKEIGSAFPGSEVREIEVKGRNLAEGIPRSFTISSNEILEALTEPINSIVSAVKSALEHTPPELGADIADKGMVMTGGGALLRDVDRLLMEETGLSVIVADDPLTCVVRGAGIALENMDRSIGIFARD; encoded by the coding sequence ATGTTTAATTTCTTGAACAACAGTATTCTTGGAAGCTATTTCTCAACAGACATGGCGATTGATTTGGGCACAGCCAATACACTGATATATGTCCATGGCCAAGGTATTGTGCTGGATGAACCCTCAGTAGTGGCTATTCGCGAAGAAAGTGGAGCCAACGGAAAAAAAATGATCCAGCAGGTGGGTCTTGCAGCCAAACAAATGCTTGGGCGTACTCCGGGCAACATCACCGCAATCCGCCCTATGAAAGATGGTGTGATTGCAGATTTTACCGTGACGGAGCAGATGCTCAAGATGTTTATCCGCAAAGTGAATCCGCCACGCCTATTTTCCGCCAACCCACGCATTGTAATTTGTGTACCCTATGGCTCCACGCAGGTGGAACGCCGAGCTATTCGTGAAGCAGCTTATGGCGCGGGCGCACGCAAGGTTGAGCTGATCGAGGAACCGATGGCAGCTGCATTGGGAGCTGATCTTCCAGTGGAGTCTCCGACGGGTTCGATGGTGGTTGACATCGGCGGCGGCACTACAGAAGTGGGTGTTATTTCTCTGGGCGGTATCGTTTATTCCAATTCTGTACGTGTTGGAGGAGATAAGTTTGATGAAGCCATCATCAATTATATTCGTCGCAATTATGGCATGCTGATCGGTGAAGTTACTGCGGAAATCATTAAAAAAGAAATCGGCTCAGCGTTTCCCGGCTCCGAAGTACGGGAAATTGAAGTAAAAGGTCGCAATCTTGCGGAAGGAATACCGCGTAGCTTCACCATTTCCAGTAATGAAATTCTGGAGGCGCTGACTGAACCAATCAATAGTATTGTCAGTGCAGTTAAATCGGCCTTGGAACATACCCCGCCGGAATTGGGCGCGGATATAGCTGATAAAGGCATGGTTATGACCGGGGGTGGAGCTTTGTTGCGGGATGTTGATCGATTATTAATGGAAGAAACCGGTTTATCGGTCATCGTTGCCGATGATCCACTGACCTGTGTAGTACGTGGAGCCGGAATCGCGTTGGAAAATATGGATCGCTCCATTGGCATTTTTGCTCGCGACTAA
- a CDS encoding chemotaxis protein CheW, whose translation MLQERPAGSTVSHFINEFLTFRLGNEEYGIEILKVQEIRGYDAITKIANAPDFIKGVVNLRGIVVPIIDMRIKFELSDVTYDQFTVVIILNVSGRVVGVVVDGVSDVITLEAEQMRPTPGLGSVIDTEYIMGLGAVGERMLILIDIEKLMNSDSMGLLDPSIN comes from the coding sequence ATGCTGCAAGAGCGACCTGCAGGTTCAACAGTTAGCCACTTTATTAATGAATTCCTGACTTTCCGCTTAGGAAATGAAGAATATGGAATAGAGATCCTCAAGGTGCAGGAGATTCGTGGCTATGATGCTATTACTAAAATTGCTAATGCGCCTGATTTTATCAAAGGTGTAGTCAATTTGCGCGGGATCGTTGTGCCGATTATTGATATGCGGATTAAATTTGAATTGAGCGACGTAACGTATGATCAATTTACCGTGGTAATTATATTAAATGTATCCGGACGTGTCGTAGGAGTCGTAGTGGACGGTGTATCAGATGTGATCACTTTGGAAGCCGAACAGATGCGACCTACACCGGGATTGGGTTCAGTAATTGACACTGAATATATTATGGGGCTAGGTGCCGTCGGTGAACGCATGTTGATATTGATAGATATTGAGAAACTGATGAATAGTGACAGTATGGGGTTGTTGGATCCAAGTATCAATTAA